From Heterodontus francisci isolate sHetFra1 chromosome 9, sHetFra1.hap1, whole genome shotgun sequence, the proteins below share one genomic window:
- the LOC137373525 gene encoding uncharacterized protein — MRDKDFMPGADKGKPATFTGDKKAKMAAKSNTKWVRLATVLAYVLSVSLAAIILAVYYSLIWKPVKSTVSNNPQSSKASRLQEDMSVTASTLLSQQLSAQAVQSEPWRARAGQQDEALALTTARNPSTSSTKSHNKLAGSIQLPAQLETATQSQTDVSHSLQDSTRAKSLQQVAVHSQGLTQAQPMTKGSPKMSEHLQSFTESVPLKRAESKNGTERMKEEQTLTAPTRQ; from the coding sequence ATGAGGGACAAGGACTTCATGCCCGGGGCCGATAAAGGCAAACCAGCCACCTTCACCGGGGACAAGAAGGCGAAGATGGCGGCAAAGAGCAACACCAAGTGGGTGAGACTTGCCACGGTACTGGCCTATGTGTTGTCAGTGTCGCTGGCGGCGATTATCCTGGCCGTCTATTACAGCCTGATCTGGAAGCCGGTAAAATCGACAGTGAGCAATAACCCTCAGAGCAGCAAAGCTTCCCGGCTCCAGGAAGACATGAGTGTCACCGCCTCGACCCTGCTCAGCCAGCAGCTCAGCGCCCAGGCGGTGCAGTCGGAGCCCTGGAGAGCTCGGGCCGGCCAGCAGGATGAAGCCCTGGCTCTCACCACGGCCCGGAACCCAAGCACAAGCAGCACAAAGAGCCACAACAAGCTGGCAGGCAGCATCCAGCTTCCTGCTCAACTGGAGACTGCCACTCAGAGCCAGACTgatgtctcccactctctgcaaGACAGCACCCGGGCGAAGAGCCTCCAGCAGGTAGCAGTGCATTCACAGGGGCTCACTCAAGCTCAGCCCATGACCAAAGGCAGCCCAAAGATGTCGGAGCATTTACAAAGTTTCACGGAGTCAGTCCCACTCAAGAGGGCGGAGAGTAAGAATGGAACAGAAAGGATGAAGGAAGAGCAGACACTGACAGCACCCACACGGCAGTGA